GCAGACACGAACACAGACTATTTGAACCGAGTGACATAGCCCAGCTCTGTCTGGAAACAGCAGCCAATGTGGTAGCATAGCCCTGTTGTCATTTGGCTCTCAGGGTCCCTCAAGTGTTAAGGCTCAAAATTAATGAGTTGAATCTCTGCCCCCTGACACAATGCTAGCACttcctgcagagagagaggagtctCCGCACAACCTGTGCGGGGAAGATTGATGACTTGAAAATGAGATGATATGACAGAAAAATGTAGGGGCTAAATCCTTTTACTGTTAAGAAAGATGATGATAAAGGGTCCTATGCAGAGTTCTTCTTGCTTGACTAAATGAGAGTAGTTAACCGAATTTCCTCCTGATAAATTGCAATAATAGTAATCAGGATAAATGACTGCAGAAACAGTACCACTCCATTTTTTGAGTTGCCTGTTTATATGCTTGTGGTCAGAATTGCATGAAAACATTTCTATCTGTAAATaatcatactgtacattgtataTGTTGGGTAAAGTTTGAATCACACTACTATACAGACTGATATTTTacatcagtggttcccaaccttctTTGTCCGATTTAGCCCTACAGCGCTGTTAAATGAGCTCATAACCTCCCATTATGTTCCAAATGTATGGAGCAGTCAATGCTTGAGTTGTTTTGGTCAAGTTTGCAATCCATCACTTAtgcattacttttagctatCATCTATCTTAGccatttatccattactttcactattttaataatttctACATGACTTTGAGCTGTTTCAATCATTTGTACACTACTTTTAGCCTTATCCATTTCTCTGCTAGTTAATTTGTGCTATTCCAACCAATCCCCTGCTTTTAGCGAACTACTTACATAACTACGAACACTTAGCCAATACTTTAAGCTGACTATTTTCACCATTTGTCCATTACTTAGACGAGGCAACTGTTTATTTATGCCTTTTTGCAAATTTAACCATTTATCCTTTACCAAGTTATTTGaagttttcatttattaattagtcttctaaacattttttaattacttttagctaactgttTCGACATCTCTTGCTAAATAGTTGTAATGCCTTTATTGTTTAGGTGTTACAGCTAACTGAATGGATCAATattaaatttccatttttttcaaataatttatGCTGCTCTATAAGCCACTCTTCAGCTACTTTCCAAGTACTGCAGCTTTACCCCCCAGGGTATGGTTGGGAATCGTTGCTTTAATTATTTAGTTGATGCTAAAGGTTAACAGAGGAGGCAAACTGTAGGATTTAGTGTACTGACACTCACACATGGTATACTAACTTGAACAGCATCTGCTATGTTGGGTCCTTCTTTcttacagtacatgtgtttAAGGTTCAAACTTTGCACATTGAAAGTGGACATCCTCGtgtctctgttgtattactaTGTGGAGACACATGCTGTTTGACCCCCGATGGTGGTTAATCAGTGAGGGTTATTTGACTTCACTTTCAGTGTTATTTCAACCCATGTGGCCTGCCTCTCATATCCCCAGAAATAATATACTGCTTTCATCAAATGCCCAGTCATAGctatattcattttttaattaagaagtGTTTTGTATTTCCCTCACACATTAAGTATAAAAACGAAACCTTGTTTCAGCATGGGCGCTATGATGTTTATCTCAGATTTACTGTGGCAATAGTGTGTTCACAGCGCACATGCTGAGTTCCTGTTCATGCCATATTCTAAAGCCCTGTAAGTCATTGTGGTGTTGATGCTGAGAGTGGAATTATGGCAAGAATGTGTAGTGATGTGTCTGAGCAGACTGTACTTGGCTGTTCATCTTGGTGGTGGTCTGTGGCTGCTTAATAGTGGTGCTTTGGTTCTAGAAGAACAATGAGCTTCTAGATTGATGAAATATCCCCGAGATCCAGCATCTGAGGGCCTTGAATTCATTACACATGTCCTCAGTCTCCACAGTTTAACCCTGTGATGAAGTGCTGCCCCTTGATCACCCGTGGAGAGAAATACCACACAGAAGCTATCTCCCGTCTCCTGAGGGAGTTTGTTGTTGAGTGTGAGAGCTACTAAAGGCTCTtgaaaatagataaataatgtTGGTAAGCCGCAGAGCTTAACTGAAGGGAATTCTGAGAGGTCTTATAGAGAGGCTTCGCGGCTCTTTGGTGTAGAGAAAGAGACATCTGCTTTCCAATCTTGAATGTGGTCAGAGAGTTCATTACTTTTAGGGTTTACTGAGCCATTAGCTTGGTAAGGGATAAATAGCTGTTGATGTGTCCTTAGAAATTAGCCTGCTGCGATGAAGCCAACTGAAGTGGGAAGGTTATGTGGTCATGTCAAGGTCTCAGAAAGCACAGTAGTCTAACCAGACGGCAGGGCCTGATTTAGTAGACCATCAACCGGCCATGTTAAATTAACCTGATGAGGACTAACATtagggtgaccaaacgtccGACTTTTCCACTTTTTACGTACTGAGCGGGgcgtctggggggggggggggggggttataaattcatgaaaattttcgttttttgctgttttcatgggACCAATAAAAGTGTACTTAATttgactggcgctttgcacacagtactacggtactttgttgtGTTACGTAATTCCCGAGAAGCTCCTTGTGGCGCACTCTGAGACTCtggcacatacagggagcagttcagacagggagcacatacaaggagcagatcagacagggagcacatacaaggagcagatcagacagggagcacaaacagggagcagatcagacagggagcacaaatggagcagatcagacagggagcacaaacggggagcagatcagacagggagcacaaacagggagcagatcagacagcgacGCAGCATTGCACAGAAAATGCAAAGCGTAAGTGCATCTTCAcagttgaactgcaaaaaaCACTTTCCACGTACCGTCCTGGTCAGGACAAGTGGGAGGCGGAGTGCACCGAGTTCAAAGATAgcacatatgtttcagtgtctaaagAAGGTGCTAGAgctctcaaagctcacatggacaccaaaaaaacttatcttattacattgaaaaggttttaagagatatttagttgaagcgGAAACACCACATCTCCTCTTACACCAAACCTTCTGATCAGTGAGAAGCAGGGTATTTTAAATGGTTATTCTGCTACATGCCTAAAAGTGAAAAAGAGAATTcctcaaaatatgtttttaagcTAACAAACCTGACCTCTAACCTGCCAAAGCCCTTGCTTAAGAGAATTAAACTGGCTTACTTTTAGGGGAAGTTTGAAACTCTGTTCCCCTGTTAAAGGCAGGAATCAATTTCTGTCAACAAAAGCCCTTAACTGCACTACCACAAACTTGCTGTTACTCTCTCATAGGCAGTAATAAGCACATCatatttcagcaacaggcaTGCAATCTGAAGTGACATGttattttctcctttacatgaacTAAAAGATGAGGAACGTGCACACCACATgactttccatccatccattttcacACCATACATTGTACATAGATGACTAACCTGAAAACAACCAATTTTTATTGGACTATAAATGTGGTTGCTAACTATTGTAAATGATTGCAATGAATCAATGTAGCTACCGTTGGCAGCGCATGCTCTCCTCCCCAGCCCACCGGTGGACTCTGCAGTCTGAATTTAAGAGCGGCTTCGTCCTTGCATCTTAGTCAATGGGAGATAAAAATATAGAGTACTATAGCATGAGCAGGTTAAATGTTAGGAACTCAGTAGTGCGGGACCTTCTCTACAAAGATACTTCTTCGTCCAGACACCACTGCGCGGAGGGGGTATTGACATCCAAGAGACGTTCAACAAATCCTTGGTTGGATTCACAGACATGCTACTGACGCACAACTACTGTAGTACTTTCTACAAGAACTCTCGGCTTCTTGTGGCTAACTTGTTGTGACTCATGTTGACAAAGTgtaagctgtttttttgtttttgcattttcccagcAGTGTTTCCATAAGTGATTAGCATATATCCTCTTATAATGTTGAatttgctttggataaaaaatGTGTGCCAAATGACGTGCTGCATGTTAAATCATGTGTAGTGTAATCAAATCATTGACTTTGTATATGTAAGCTGTCGTGTCAACAGAATTATGCAGACACATGATTAAACTCTAGCGCTAACAGACAGCTTGAcaaatcaaaacacacacacatgcagatctGCGCTGGTTGTCCGCCAAAACTCATCAGAGGCAGCATGCTGTTATAAGGAATTAATACCAACATAGTGGTGAGAGTCATGGCGCAATCAACAGTCCTTTGGGGGAAAGAGCCCTCTCTCACTCTGAATGTGCCCAAGCTACAAACATCCCTGTGTTACATAACCATCCATTTGTGTAGGCGTAGAGTTCCATGTGTCTTTTTTCCTCAGGTACTGACGGCCACACAGAAGGACAATGAAATGAGGTTCCAATATCCTGATAGCATTAGCCAAGGGAGAATCTGTCATCTACATAGACTGATAGAGGGGAGACTCGATCTGTGTGAGTGGATTTccaggtttttaaaataaaagatatgcTCTGAAGAGAATAAGGTGTCTGTGTCTGCCAGACTCATGCTGTCTAGATTATTCATGCAGCAAGGAAGAGACCTACATTGACCTGCCATGACAAgataaactaaaacaaaatacagttaGACTACTGTGATGAATTAAGAGGATGGACCAACTGAAAGATCCATTTTTAAGAAGCagaatttatttaaatgtttgttacattatatacatttagGGTAGATGATAATCATAAAGTGGTATAACATCTTTCATCATGAGTGCATGATTTGTGTGATGCGGCTATAAATGTGCTTGTTTTATGTTCAAAGTGCATTTCCTGAGCAGTTTGTATAGTAGTAAGCATGGCAGTCTTCAGAACCAGGCAGAGAAGCCATGCTTTTCCTTCACCACCCATATGCTGTCAATCACCTTCCCATACTGGAAAACACAGAAATGTCTTTGTTATCACTGATGGCAATACTCTTTGACCTTTAAATATATCCTTTCACCTTTGCTATACTTGTGTGCATGTTGTTCCTCCGTTTGTGCTCACCTGGTCATCGGAGACCTGCTCCAAGTAAAGGTGTGTGGCGTTGACCACTTGCATGCGGGTGTAGCCGTAGTCTGTGCTGCGGAAAGCGCTCCACTCTTTGGGGTTTGGATTGAACTTGTCAGTCTTCTCTCTGCAGCCCTACAGAGGAATCAACAGTGGTTAAACTGAATCTGTTAGTGATGAGCTGTATGTCTTTCTCCACAAAGCCCTGTGTGACATTTACAACTGTGGCTGAACCTCGGTGCAAATCTGGCTGCATTTTGATATGCCGATGACTAATATCTCTATGGTTGGAACGAAGCATGCCCTGCACtgctcaccaccacatcagaaaACACTTAACCAGAGGAACAGCTGGTACTAAACTCATGTGGCAGAACAACTGCTACACAGACAGAACTATGAATAATAcatcacattgtttttgttgataCTGCTGTCAAGGTATGCATTGATCTGGGTGGGCAAACATTATCAGTGATGCAGTGGCATGACAGAACTTACAGCAGAGCCTGTGATGATGTGTACTGGAGCTTTTGGGTTCACATAAGGCTGCTCTTTGCTCCCATTGTACACCTAAAGAGAAAAGTATAACAAGTCACTTTCGCTGATCCAAACAAAGACGATAGATGTAAATATGGGGTAAATTAAGAACACAGGAGCTGACCTTGTCACTGTAGACAGGCCAAAGCCTCTCATATGTGTGCTCATGTGCCCAAAACTCCACATCCACTCCTGTAAAAGATATTTAATGATAGTCAGCAAGACTGCCCAAACAGCTCCTTTAAAACATTCTGCTGCGTATTCTAATGTTTCTCAGATCCCCTGCccatttcattttgagatttcTCAGCAATCAACAAAAGTTTAAAATCAGAGCAACCAAAATGGTCAACGTTCCACCATAAGTTGAATATTTAAATGCAACAAACAAAAGTCTGAGAAATGTAATACAGgaaaacatttgcaaatggGTTGTTGGGATGTCAGCCAGACCAAAGgcctgtttttttaataaaggatGTTTGGATTGCTCTGCTGAACTGTTGGAACATTAGTCTGTCTGAGAGTGCAAATTTGTAATCTTAAACACCCATTAGAAGCACACAGCTGGTTGTCAAATAGAGACCATACCATAGCGGTAAAATAGATCCTCGAGACCAGGAGCTGGCGGTTTAGTGTCTTTCCTTCCCAGTCTGACCTGAGATATAACAGAGAGGAATAATGTCAGAATAAATTGGCATTAGTGTCAGAAACACTACCTGCTACCTGAAACACCACCTGGTAGAACCCTACCATGCATGTGCCAGCAGTGCTGAGGGTGCCAAATGCTGAGGGAAGTAAGTCTAATTGGAAACTATTTGGTACAAATAACAGTGATTATGACAGAATACTCAATGTGGTTATTGGCTGCGATGTGGACTGGCCAGCCTGCAACACCTGTGATATGTCTGCTACCAGGGATAAATAAAGGGCCAGGGCaatacagcagaaaaaaaatactacaaatacctctataataataataatataataaataaataaataacctaAAAAAATGAGTACTTTACAACAAATAACCTAAAAAACTATGTAATTTGTAGGCAATTAACAGAATGTTTTAAAGTAATaatatcttttcttttgtttggcaaaatcaaataaaaatcatGTTACAGTAGGTACATAGTCGTATTACCAAACATTTGTAATTATGCTTTGCTAGTAAAATTCTCTAAAATTTTCACACTTGAGACCAAGCAGGGGTGTCCAGCTTTACATTTCAGTAAGAGTCTGAGTCTTGATCATGTTTATAAGGCAGTGTGAAGAAATAAATTGTTTAGGATACACCATACATTAGAAAAAGTGTATGAATTAATGGATAGGATTCAGTGGTTTACACACATAGGAGTCAAACTTGGTACAGTCATCCTGGTCGTCATCAGAGCAGTACATAGGCCTGTGTCCCATGGTGATGATCCATGGACGCACTGCTCGGTTCTCTGGCTTGTTGGCCTCCTAGGTTGGAAGAAGGAAGTGGTGAAGACACATATATGTAAATGGGTAACACTTAATAAGGTACATAAAAAAGTAAGTAGTTAATGATTAACAAATGAGGACCGAATAAGAAATGTATGAGGAATCAATGGTTAATTAATAAGAAGTTACTGATTGACTGTGATTCAAGCACTATTAATTAGTTACTGTTAAACAGACTGGTAGTGCATGTTAAATGAATGAGGAACAAATGGTTAGTTAATGAGTAGTTGCTGATTGACTGTGATTCAATCACTAATGGTTAGTTACTGTTGAACAGACTGGTAGTTACTGTGTTTCAGATTGAGCTACGAGGaccattttattttggaaaagaaTGAGGAATAAGTAGATGTAtaatggagaaagaaagaatggaACTATTACTTAAATATAATGGAAAATAGAGAAATCAAGTGTGGGAACAAAGCAGAGAACTTAGCCATCATCAACACATGTAACTGCCTGGTGTGGTCATTAACCTCCAGGTCTTTCTTCAGCCACTCATACTGCTTGAAGAGGAGCTCCTGGCCAAATTCGAGATAGAAATAAACCTCAGTGGAGAGGGAGATGATGTGCACGGACCCCAGGTTCCAGCTGTGGacacacactgttaaaatgatACACAGCCTTAAACCAGTAGAGGAAGCATGGTAAAAGTCAGTGGGTAAGTAAGAACAGGCCTGACTTTAAACGCCAGATAAGTGTGAAAAGTTCTCCAAAATCGGGCCACGTTTAGTCTCTGACATTTTGCTGCAGAATGCAGTGCCAGATCCACTTTGGTGAATAAAACTCCTTGCTGTATGAGTGCTTCTGTGTTCATCCAACAGGGTTAACGGAAAAGCATGTGTGCTGTACatgtgtgctgtatgtgtgcatgtgtgatgtTATGAACTGAACAGTTTCCAGAAGCAGGATTTCAGATTGCCTCCCCTTGTTCCTAACCGGCTCTCAGCCAGCAGGCCTGTTTGCATCTAGACCAAGGGACTGGTCAGTGGGCAGGTGGTCTGTGGTCTAATAACGTATTATTTTACGTCTGAGAGAAGGAGGTTTGTAGCGGGCTATGAGTCACCTAGTTAAATGTATAGCTCCTTTGTTTAGTCCCCATGTCCCTGAGATAGGAGAGCACTCCTCTGCTGCCAATTCCTCTGGGCTGCCTCTTACAGCTCATTAATGCTTACTAAAATACAGTAGGAGGTTTGGTAAACCTTAACATGATACTTCACAAGGCCTGTGTTGGAAAATAAAAGATTTCTCTCTCCGAGCGCTGTCTGTGCAGCTATCCTCCACTTTTTCTACTGACCAAAACCGCTTGTGGTTAATGATGTCAAGTCCACCTTAACTAAAGCAACATTTGGCTAAGTCATATATTGTGTTATTCCATAACGCTGACATTCCATAAGGCTgacatattttcttttcccttacCTGTACCACAGGCTCTCAGTCTGGCCTGGCATGCTGAAGCGGTTCCTATAGTTGGAGAAGTTACTGTGAACAaacaagaaagtaaaaaaaaaaaagttagttagACGGACTGATCATACAACTTATGTTCTTTGGATAGAAAAATACAGCAATTAACACCACAGATTTCTGCTCTCTTATTTTGTGGTGTGTACACAATACGCTGAAGATATTTCTCAGCTTTACTATGAAATATAATGAACCAGAAATTCTTAAAATAACTGCCTAGTTTGGGTgccacttttttgttttatttcacttttcatGTAAATCTGGCAAAAAACTCAGGGTTGTATATAATCGGTTAAAGACGACCATCAAACTGTGGTGGGGACATCTGtgtcaaacttaaaaaaaaaaaatactagttTTAGATATTCTAAGAAACCGTACACCTTGCTGTTGCCAGGATATCAGTGGCTGCCTCTCGAAAT
Above is a genomic segment from Etheostoma spectabile isolate EspeVRDwgs_2016 chromosome 20, UIUC_Espe_1.0, whole genome shotgun sequence containing:
- the acp7 gene encoding acid phosphatase type 7, with the translated sequence MVPVHAACALLSLAPLLVLGVPPIWTQPEQVHLSYPGVPGSMVVTWTTFNKTESKVEYGLLGGRLFDMSAKGDAALFVDSGEEMRKMYIHRVTLTDLKPTATYVYHCGSDEGWSDMFSFTVLNDSTSFSPRFAVYGDMGNENPQSLARLQKETQLGMYDVILHVGDFAYDMHEDNARVGDEFMKQIQSIAAYVPYMTCPGNHESTYNFSNYRNRFSMPGQTESLWYSWNLGSVHIISLSTEVYFYLEFGQELLFKQYEWLKKDLEEANKPENRAVRPWIITMGHRPMYCSDDDQDDCTKFDSYVRLGRKDTKPPAPGLEDLFYRYGVDVEFWAHEHTYERLWPVYSDKVYNGSKEQPYVNPKAPVHIITGSAGCREKTDKFNPNPKEWSAFRSTDYGYTRMQVVNATHLYLEQVSDDQYGKVIDSIWVVKEKHGFSAWF